A stretch of DNA from Lotus japonicus ecotype B-129 chromosome 4, LjGifu_v1.2:
tttaggtggaggaggtgatatCAACAAAGTGTGAGGGCTTGCAGGAAGGGAGGTTGATTGTGCAGATATGGAGGTTTGGGAGCTGGCCAGATGGGATGCAATCAATGGTAAATGTTGCACTCGTGACTTTTTTATAACTTTACTCATTTGGTTTGAGGCTTTAGTTCTGAATGGTTGTGAATTTTGTTTTGCATGTGGGAGTTATGTTTGAGGAGCCTGGATCTGGGGTTAGAGTTGTCAAGCTCACACATAGTGATGTGCCTGAAGAAGAGATGTTAATGTTTGTTTACTTTGGGTTTGTTTGATGTAATTGCAATGTTTGTTTTGGACAGTTGAATAACGTAGGTTACTACTTGATTATGGAGGTATGAAAATTTCAATGCGGTTGAGAACACTTTCAAAAGAATAACAGTTTGGCCATGGCTGCTTGCAGGTGAGGACGACAAAGTTTTTGTTGGGATAGATAGCTACTATGTTTTATGTCCATTTGAGCTTATTATTGTGCTCATTTAGGTTGAACCCTATAATAATATTTAGAATGCCGATGATTCTGTACAGGACTGCTGGATAACCGATTTAGCGAATTTCAGAGTTCAACGTGCTCTCCCCACAGCCTTTTCAATGAGCAAGGTTCATATCTGTAATCAACGTCTTTAAATTTATCTTTTCTAACCTCCTGAAAAATGGTTCTCTGGGGATTTTATAACCATAGATTTGTATTTAGTTTGAAGAAAAGGGGTTGGTTGTGGCTTATATCAGGGAAGAGGGACAAATAACCTTTTGTCTTTGCTGTTCCCATTTTTATCTTTCATAGGTTTAAATCATTTCTTTGATCTAAGGCatattatgatttgttttcCCACGGTATGCTAAGGAATGAAGAACTTTAGAGATTTCAAAACAAGATTAGAGATAATGTGTGAATTTATTGATGAGAGACATATTATTGATTGGTTCTATCAGTTCCTATTTAGGATGCTTCGTCTTATATTTTAGATTATAGATGCCTTAGCAAGCTAACTGTGTTATGTGCTCTATAGTTGTGCATTCTCTCTGTCTGGAAGCATTACATGATTGAACAATTTTGTTTGCATGCTTAAATGCTTTGGATGCTATGGAAGGAAAACATACCAGTTTTATGACGTGAAATTTGTGTTGCAGATGTGGCCAACCTTGATAGTGAAAGGAAAAGGAGGACTAGACAATATTCAGCATGTTCAATTCTTTTAGAACCTATATGAGCCTCAACCAGAACACATATACGTTACttttttttgtgttattttttactaaatttaaTATTCATCATCATTTTATTATTTGTTTAAGATTAGCTTATATCACTTCTGACAGCCATTCTTTTGCTCATTATAAAAGAGATTGCTATAAAGTATGTTTTAGAACATCTATAAGAGTGCATTATATCTAGATAGGGTCTGAAAAGGAGAAgagttattatttaattagctTCTGATTAATTCTATGTTATGGAAATGAGGTGGGTagcttaagattataactttgagttcttatttttgtcacttttcattttttaaccCAATTTGCAATGTTACAACAGGTTATCAACGAGTGGGAAGGTTCGAATCAACTAGATTAGAGGGCTGTCCATTTTATCATTGTTAAGGTCCAAAAAGAGGGTTAGGGAAGGCAAGTGACAACAACTAATGGACTGAAACTTCATAGTGGAATCGACATATATTACAAGGGTTAGAAATAGAAAGCAAGAAATTATCAACTATGAAAGAGACTAGCAAATTAATTTTATCTAGCAACTATTGAAACCTATTAATTTGGTGGTGAATCTTATCCTTTCAAGTCATCGTGTTCCCATGGAACTCTGCTGCTATTTGTTGCTCACTGTTAGGTCAAGCAGGTTTATCCAGATGAAGTTCTCTTAATTAGATTTCGAGCTGGCTAATAGTACCTATATCACATACATGTACTGCAAGTGCAAAGTACAAATTGTTCACCCTTATGTGATTACTTATAGAATAGGACTGAATCATTCCTTCATTCAATAATGAAGTTTGTGCATAGTAAAAAAAGTCCAGATTTTGATTGAGAAGAGTAAAGGAAATCATATTGGATGGGAGATTTTTACAGATAattattttatgcaatttaGTAGCTGCTTAATGTTATTTCACTGATGTTGACAGGGATGAGTTAAGATAATCTAGATTTTATGTTTTGCAGCTATGAGATGATATGGATGGTGGTTCCCAAGAAGTGAAAATGGGAGGTGATGTTTTCTTCCCTTCACAAATTTTCTgaggaaattgattttttttcttatactgAGTTTGGAATTTATAATGGTTTATAATTTCGTTAGGTGATGTGTTTAGGTAGTGCATGATGCAACTCTTCATGTGTTGTGAAAtagaatttaaattttatggtgCCTTATTTGCTTATGCTCTATCATGGATATGGTTTCCACAAATGAGGTGCTGGAAGAACAGCTTTTTTGTGACtattacttttttgtttttccCAATTTTAGTCCTTCTATGCTGTGTTTAGGATTTTGTTTTGCAATTGGGTTTTAACACTATCATTTCCCCAAATGAGGAGCATGAagaacaacttttttttttgtttttaattaggGGTTAATGATTGATAAGCTAATATCTATGATTTCTAGAAACCTTTGGCAAATTTACTGCTAACTGCTATCCATTTAACACCCATGTGGTCATTGATAGAAGCAACCATATAAGTTATGGCCAAGTTAGCACTTTGCTGTAGTTTCTGTCTCGCAATGAATATAATCAGAATTCTGCTTATCAAGATACTTATTTGTATTGAGAAAGGAAGGGTGTGttgttaaataatttttttttacctcttTTTGAACCTGATAGCTCATTGAAGAGTTGTTTTTATAAGATAAAAATTGAATTCTAGGTTAACATAGCAAGGTAGATCTGCGGATAGGTTTCTGTCATGTCAACTTCTATGCCTCAAGATGATTGTTTAAAGGAGCTGTGATAAACTTGCTTCTGGTTTTAAATAATGACTTATCTAAATGTATTTGGTGAAGTCATTGGGCAATGAAGAGTGTGTAAAATTGCAGCATGGTTTGTCTTCGTTACTCTACGGCAAATTATAATGTAATTTTGTATCTTATTGATATTTAGGATCTCCTGAGCCAGTTCTCAGATTGATCTTGAAGGAAATCAAGATCGTGATGGTGTAGGGTTGCATTCAATTCCCATGGGCCATGAGCTTGGAAATGGTGGAGACTGTAAAGATTCTGCAGAATCACCCTTTTCATAAACAAGATGTTGAAATGGAAGATCTAGCGGATGTTGTCCATATTTATGATTCTAAAATTACCCCAGAAAAAAGAATGTCTGATGAATGCATTCAGTGTAGCTGGAATTAACAGTCCAAAATCTGTTTTTTCCTTATATTTGTTAgttgttctttcttttttacCTTTTACACTGTGGCTGTcctttgagttttttttatttatacattctaaaaaaaatatataccttGGAACCCGAGAAAAAGCATGCTTCCTTAGACAAATTTGGTACTAGATAATATTGACTATAGCATGTATATCATTTTTATTagataaaatatatatacatcgCAAGATAAAGGGTTATCTGAAAATTAATCAGTATTGAAATCTTAATAAATTGTATATTCTTATGCTATTACAAGTAGAAATAATTGCACTTCATCTTGACAAAAAAAACCTCATGTAGCCTGTGAACCACATTACTATTATCAGAACGATTAATATTGTTAGTGCATAGTAGTTATGTCTTAAATTTTTAcgtatttatttcaataatttcatttgtaaacttattttcaaaaaaattattttaagagTCAACATGTTTAACGGgtattaaaaatataaacattAGTATATGTAATTTTGGGCGAtacaaaattgtaaaaaaaaaaactttgattGTTCGAGCACTTGCCTATTATTTCAATATATGATTTTACCATGCTCCAAAGGTCTAAATCATATCTAATCAATTCTACCCAATTTTATATAAAGGGGATTTTCTTGCATTGATTtatcagttttttattttaccaAATGATTTAGCATAGTAGAGTTCAATGGAAAACGATAAGTAGAGAATGACTTTAATCCCAAAGAAAAAACTAGAGAAAAAAGGAATTCCAATGAAATTAAAAGATGTAATTCATTTGTATTTAGTGTGACTGGAAAACTGAGCTCTTAACATAATATAATTGAAGATCATTTGGAAAAAAAGCTAAATTGAAGTTTCGGTGAGTAAGATTTCGAACAGTATTCAAATTAACCACATCTCTTGCGAGTTTTAAGCATGAAGAAGGGAACAAAGAAAGAACAATAGTTATAAGATTTTACTACTTGGAAAATATATAAGATCATGAATGGGAATCATCCAAGAAGAAAGCTCCAAGAGAAATACTATACATAAAAATATTATCATGTTAAATCCAATACAAAAATAAGTTTTCGTACTTTCAGTATATGTATTCTACATTTATTATGTTTAAATTACAAGATAAACAATTCCCATTGGGGAGGAGTTTTTAACTTGAGAATATTATACCttgaaattaatagaaaaataaatttataatataatcAGTACTTTTATCATAACTTTTCAATAATTTTCGAGTAAATATATATACGAGAATGATAATTTGATAGAAAAATATGCGGTTCATGGATtataaaataagaaaacatGCATACATAACAAATACTTATTATTTATATCCAAATTATAGTGTAAAAAGCTTTAACGGAAAGGAACATttcacatgaaaatattttcatgttaaaagtaataaaaatataaaattaatttagtcCTAAAGTTTGGTACTTTTTACATAATTCTTTATATAATTTTAGAACTACATACATATTGAAGTGTGAAAATGTCATTGGAAAAAATGCGGCATAAAAATCAAACGGTAATATCGTAAACTATATCTATATTGATCACTATCAATTTAAATTGTATGTATCCAGCTAGATGATAATTTACCCCGTGCAAATCAAAGGCCAGAAAATTGATAGTGAAAATTATGAGGAATCAAAAATATTCATGTAAAAATATggtctatatttatttaaactttAAATTGAAGGGCAAAAAACTCACACGGGTGCAACATTTACATGAAATAATTTCATGTTAAAATTAGTAGTGCATTGTATAATAATGTAGTCTACTTTTTTGTACAAATGACAGGGTAAAAGCTCTTATGGGAAGTAACGTTTTACAAGAAAATATTTACGTGTTAAAAATAATATGAAGATAAATTTTCATAGTGTGTTTTTCATAATGTTTTAATAATTTTAGAAACAATTGTATACAAAAGTATAAAAATTTGATGGTGAAACATGTAGTACGggtattaattaaataatagtaatacacacatatacatatatatatatattgtaaagtttttttacaccgtcaaccaatcagatttcaaggatgtgagaaaatctcttttatttaatttcattaattgacgtggcacatccttgaaatctgattggttaacGGTGTAAAAatactttacaccgtcggtgcatcatcctttttctctatatatatatatatgaattttaaattttaaaaaattctcaTGGGATGAGTATTCTACataaaatatttcatattaattataactaatataaaaataaacattTCATACTGTGGAGATCAGATCAATTTACTGCATCATAACATATGGGGTTTGaatgaaaataattataaaataccAATAAATATTAATCTAAATGTTGATGCAGGAGTTCAGGCTTAGTCAGGTATAAGTATTAAGTTAATAATGTTACTTGTGAATTAATAATGTAAGAAAacttatttatataattttcaaaaaattaatcagGTGATTATTCAAttacaaaagtttttttttcccgAGAACAATTCAATAACAAAAGTTAATATATacttaattttttgaaaatcaataataataaatttgtccGTGTATAGCACGGGTCAAACTCCTTTTATGACTTTATGTTTATATTTTGTCTATAATGTGAATTGTTATGACTTTGCATGTTTAGTAAAATGGTGAACATATATTTGCATATCCTATGattaaaatactatttttttttagtaaaatggAGTACTATGCAATTATCAGTAAGTTGTCAATCttatttgttttgaaaaaatcCTATACAGATGTATGTAGTAAATTAACATTCTTACTTGTGAGTACATAACAAAATATACTTTTTTAACTTCATCTCTAATATACATTGATCTTATAATtgtatattatataattttgaaaacatttatcttcaaattaaacaataGAAATAAGTGTGATAtctttacttataaaaaaacaaaacatactatatttaattttaaaaaaaatgatgcaAATTTACCCCGTGCATAGCACGGGCATAGATTCTAGTAATTGCTATTTATGTTAGCTTCCTCAGGTGAATAGTGAGCATCCACTGGGTAAGGACATTGTTGATTATAGCAAAAAATTCAGAGATGAAGAGAAACCTTCTTGGTCAGAGGCAgaatttagagactaaagaatcATTCTTGCCAATTTAAGATACCCTTATGCTTATATGCAGATAGAGCAGCAACTTGCTTAGGCTACAAGAGTGATATACGTGTTGCAGACTAATGTTACTTTCACACCTCTAAGAGAGGTGGAAAGATGtgaaatgatgagagagataggaagaaaagaaaaaataagagagaaaatatgtgatgtgataaatgatgagaggagagatataaataaaaatagatgaaAATGAAATGTTTAGAAAATGAGATATGTACGTATCATTATTGCGTTGTGCAGTATCAATGGAGCAATATGAAATTTATGATGGAATGAAGATCTTGTggctttttttttgtctttcacTAGCCTTTTCGTCTTTGGGCTTTGCAAGGCTATGGCCACGCTTTACCCAGTCTCAGTCTAGGAAACAAATCAGAAGTAAATATATACCCATGTTTAGTACTTTGGCCTTTGGGCAAGCTATCTGAGGCAGAAGTAGTGTGGTTTGGCTCaatttctttattttgtttaagttaCAAGTAGGGTAAAACACACTCTTAAAAAATAAGCTACCTatttacaaagaaaaaaaaatagctttTAAGTAAAAAGCCAAATGAAAGAGTTTTTGAAAATGAGATGTAGAGGACATGTCAAGGTTTCCCTAAGACCATTGTGTTGTGCTCTTATTTACGTTGTCTCTTTAACCGGCGCCATCCCATCCACCACTACTTCCATTGCCACCACCTTCTAGCGCCACCCTTAACCACTATCATCGTCTCCGCCGCCTCCATCgcaacctccaccaccaccatcaccctctaCCATCATCGGTGTCGATGTCACCTCTCTACGATCAGcgtcactgccaccaccaccctccatcatCACCTCCACTGCTATTGTTGCCACTCCTCCACCACTTTTCACagtcaccacctccaccactacAATTCCTGACCGCAACCACCTCTACGGTCACCCCCACCACTCTCTCACCATCACTGTTGCTGTCACTAACTCGACCACGGTTGCGTGTGTAAATAACATACTTAGAAAGTGTGAGCGAAACAATTTTTAAGGATTTTTTTCTTCAGATTTTACGAATACAAGGATGACATGAATAGATGTTGGGGTGGTGATAATAACAATTCCCTTAAACAAATAATTTATACGATCAATGAACCTAAATATGTTACTGTTAATTAAATGAAATTGTTGAATGTGACGTGGAAGGAGCAACAGGAACTAGACAAGAGTACCCACAAGGTGCAGTGTTAGTTCATTTTATCCCTTAGCTATGCGGTCGGGAGTCGGGGATCCAATCGCCACCCGTAAAAATAAAACCCATATTGTGACCAGTTATTTACCGTGTAAGAGCACCCATGGTGAGAGAATTAGTTACCCATACTTTGAACTCACCCAAATAAAGCAACTAGACAAGAGTCTTATCCAAAAACCACAACAAAAGAGAACAAGGCTCAACTCAACACAACCAACCCAACACAACACAACAGTGTACACAAAACAAAAGCAGTAATGGCTAGTGCTTTATCTGTAGGTTCAGGCTGTGCTTTTCCCTTTCACAACAACACCTCCTTGTCCATGGCAGCCAAACCGTCACTCCTTCAGCTGAAGAAGCCTTTCGCTTCTATAGGAACCGAAACAACACCGGCGGTGTCTCCGGCAGTTCAAACCTTCTGGCAGTGGCTGAAGGAAGAAGGCGTTATCTCTGCCAAGACACCAGTGAAACCTGGTGCAGTCCCTGAAGGCCTTGGTCTAGTTGCCGTGAAAGACATTTCAAGAAACGACGTGGTTTTGCAGGTGCCCAAGAGGCTCTGGATAAACCCTGATGCTGTTGCAGCTTCAGAGATAGGGAACGTGTGTAGTGGGTTGAAGCCATGGTTGGCTGTTGCGCTTTTCCTGACGCGAGAGAGGACAAGAGATCAATCTCTATGGAAACACTACTTCAAGATTCTGCCACAGGAAACTGATTCAACTATATACTGGTGGGTTtcttttgtttgatcatttatACTGCTGAAATAAGCTTGATGTGAATTTGGGTTCTTTTCATATGGTTGATTCAGTTTGTAATTGCTTCTTCAGTGCAGGTCAGAGGAGGAGCTATCGGAGCTTCAAGGTTAGTCATTTCATGAGGATATTTTAATGCATACCCATGTTTAGATAATGAGGAAATTGTTGTGTATCAAATGTGAGTAACTCCCGCATTGGAAGATAAGGTTAACTTTGAGCGGTTTATAAGTGAGAAGACTCATACACCTAATGCTTTAAGGTTtttggtgaaagatgtggtgtccaactCACTTGTGGTTTGCTTTGTGGATTATAAAGTTTTTCATGGTCCGGTGTTACGCCTTATTGGTGCGCTCATTCCGAATTTCTTTGTACCGCCCCGAAGAGCACAATGTGGAGTTTTATCCTTTAAATTATCTCCTTTAATTTTGCCCAACAGAAATGATATTAATTTTCTTAGCTTTGGCGTGTTGCTTATGTAGTTTATTTTTGGAAATTATTTTACGTGATGATGGTCATCTAAgactaagtgcatgtttggaaactcgtTCGAAAACCAGGTGAAGCCAAAATCTTCAGCAAAAGTTAATGGAAGTTACTTCTGTTCaccataattttgttttttcgcCGCGGTTTTCAAACGAGTTTCTAAAGATGCACGAAATGCTACCGTTTTTGCGGTTgcaatatttgaccaaaacctGAATCTTGATTGAACTGATTTGAGTAGGTACTCAACTTCTGAAAACAACACTGGCTGTGAAGGAATATGTGAAGAGTGAATTTCTGAGACTGGAAGAAGAAATCATTCTCCCTAATAAGAAGCTTTTCCCTTCTCCTATTACATTGGATGACTTCTACTGGGCATTTGGAATTCTCAGATCAAGGGCATTTTCTCGCCTTCGCAATGAAAATCTAGTTGTAATTCCACTAGCAGACTTGGTAAGGTCCTTTTCACTTGAAACTGTGCAGCAATTAGGCACTTCCCTAACAGCAATGCCTGTAAAGTGTAAACAAAGGAGTAGAGTTAAACAGCATATAAAACTGTCTATGATATTCCTAGAATAGACATCATTTTACTTGTTCTGCTGATTTTGTCTTCTCCAGTCAATATAAATCACCTTGCacgaagaagaaaaaaatgactTTATCCACAAATTAAATTTCTGAATCAGATAAACCACAGCGCCAGGGTAACTACAGAGGATCATGCTTATGAAGTTAAAGGAGCAGCAGGTCTTTTCTCTTGGGATTTCCTATTTTCCCTAAGGAGCCCCCTTTCTGTCAAGGCTGGGGAACAGGTGAAGTGTTGTTGCCTCATCTTATTTTCTTTTGATGTTCCATTTATTAGCAACATTCTCTTAAAATTATTAACATATCTATGTCCATCATGTTAGAAGTATAATGTAAAACTATTTATGTGTCATCTGCccaacaacttaaacttttAGGATAATTTGTTCATGACACATTGAAAGGGTTTTTGACGATAGGAACATTATTGTGTCTAAGAAGCTTATATATAAAATTGggaggaaaaacaaacatattTTGAACTAACTGCATCAGTGCTAGAAATTTGAAGTAGAACTTCACAATCCCAGTTTTAATCAAAGGCAGAAACTAGCTCTCATGTCAACAACTTCATACATCTCTCTTCATGATCTCATTGAAAAGTACCTTGCAGTTGGTGACATAAATTACAATCATAGTGTATTACTGCAGGTATATATCCAATATGACTTGAAGAAAAGCAATGCCGAGTTGGCTTTAGACTACGGTTTCATTGAACCAACTACCGAGCGAAATGCATACAGCCTCACACTAGAGATATCTGAGGCAGATCCCTTTTATGGTGACAAATTAGACATTGCTGAGTCCAATGGTTTCAGTGTGTCAGAATCATTTGATATCTTCTACAACCGCCCACTTCCACCAGGGTTGCTTCTGTATCTGAGGCTATTAGCGCTaggaggtactgatgctttctTATTGGAATCAATATTCAGAAACTCCATCTGGGGTCATCTTGAATTGCCTGTGAGCCGTGACAATGAAGAGCTAGTATGCCGTGTTGTTCGAGAAGCCTGCAACTCTGCCCTTGGAGGTTATCATACAACTATTGAAGAGGTATGACTGTGCTGAACTATTTTCACAAATCTGCCCTTCTGTCTAAGTCACCCTCATTACCCATGAGGGTGATTTAGCTCTACCCTAATGGACCAATAAGatcatttattaaaaaataatgaaaaaagttatgaaatttCTTATCCATTTATCTTAAATTCTTTTGCACCTCTTGGTGCATCACCCACTAATGCATATGATCTCCAACCCCAATTTAATATAAATACCGGTCTAATATCATAACTTCATAAGGGCATGATCACTATTTGTACTAgacaaagaagaaaacatgaAATCATGGACAAAGACTAAGTTCATAGATAGACTGAATATTCATTACTGGATCAATTTTATTAAATAGATCAGTATTTAAATAATCTTAATAGATCATAAATGGGCAATGGGCTGTTCTTGCCACCCCTAATTTGTTCGTTTCTGTCAATCAATTATACAAATAGTTCCAAACATGTTATGTCTTGCAGTGATGCATGCACTTAAAATTGTGAAAATTTTGATTGAGCTTAGCAACTGAACAAAGCATGTAACTAGCAGGATCTGAaactaaaagaaacaaataTAGATTCAAGACTTGCAATCGCAGTTGGAATAAGAGAAGGGGAGAAGTTGCTCCTGCAGCAAATTGATGAGATCTTCAAGGAGAAAGAATTGGAGCTGGACCAATTAGAATATTATCAAGAAAGGAGGCTCAAGGATCTTGGACTTTGCGGAGAAAGTGGTGATGTTCTTGGGGatcttggaaaatacttttaaatttGCAGGAAGCAGTTAAAGACACACCAAATCATTGGTAAGTAATGGATGGAATCTACCGATACGAATGCACCTTGGATTCAATCAATCTTAAAAATGATTATAATCAAGTTTTAGACTCAGCTCCATTTATTGATTACAACCCATTACTTGAAAGCTTCATGTACATGTAAAGAGAAAATGTAATGCATGTATACACTTCTATATTGGTGCTAATTTGTAAAGCAGTTGACCTTCGCGGGGCTAATGAGATTGAACTTTAGAAGGCATGATGTGATCCTGAGGCTGCTACATGAGTTATTATAGTACTATTTTGAATGGCCATTTGTAAATATTAGAATTGATTTTTCCTACTATAATCAACAGATGTGGCATTTCAGGATGTGGTCTAACTCAAAACTCAAAGTGTGATTTTTGTGTTAATCAACAGAGTTATTATAGTTGTGCATCAGGATGTGGTCTTTTACCGATTTCATACTTTCTAGAGCAGTAAACCAAATGGAATCTATTATTAGGATGAGAAAATGCATAATGAGATCAACCATTTCAGAGCTATAATTTTCAACCTAAGTGCTGAAAAATGAATAGTGTAAAGAATATGAAAATTCTTTCAAGGGTATTTAGTTGAATCTACCATATAATATTTGTGGAGTAAATTTGTGATACAAGTTGGGAACAGATCACTTTGCATGACCCCCATTCAAGGAGGGACTAAGGTTAGAAGATGGACCGGACCCATCACTTatgagaattgttattcagacccctccCACATCTATTCTAACCCCCTTAAAGtgcaaaaatactaaaatgcccttaatgaaagaaattataaaaattcCTCACCCCATCCACACATTCTCTTTCCTCTTTCCTctttcctccaccaccaccaccgtcaccaccaccaccactgtcaccaccactaccacaacaaacaacctccatcttctctctctctctttctcccccCTCTTTTTTGCTGTTACAATTCGTTTTTAGAATTGCTTTTTATTTTGCAACTtatcgcactttgaaagtgcgactCTAACACACTTTCAAAGTGAGATAATTCAAAGTGAGAAAGTGAGACATGTGCCTCACTTTGAGAGTGAAACAGTTgtctcactttgaaagtgcgtttCAAAGTGAGATTGTCTCATTTTCAAAGTACGTTAGGTGTGATAGGGGTCGCACTTTCACAGTGCGTTCGATAGGGGTATTTTTGAGTTTCTGGAATTGTTTTGGGTACAAATAGATGTGGGGGATCCG
This window harbors:
- the LOC130714537 gene encoding ribulose-1,5 bisphosphate carboxylase/oxygenase large subunit N-methyltransferase, chloroplastic, with the protein product MASALSVGSGCAFPFHNNTSLSMAAKPSLLQLKKPFASIGTETTPAVSPAVQTFWQWLKEEGVISAKTPVKPGAVPEGLGLVAVKDISRNDVVLQVPKRLWINPDAVAASEIGNVCSGLKPWLAVALFLTRERTRDQSLWKHYFKILPQETDSTIYWSEEELSELQGTQLLKTTLAVKEYVKSEFLRLEEEIILPNKKLFPSPITLDDFYWAFGILRSRAFSRLRNENLVVIPLADLINHSARVTTEDHAYEVKGAAGLFSWDFLFSLRSPLSVKAGEQVYIQYDLKKSNAELALDYGFIEPTTERNAYSLTLEISEADPFYGDKLDIAESNGFSVSESFDIFYNRPLPPGLLLYLRLLALGGTDAFLLESIFRNSIWGHLELPVSRDNEELVCRVVREACNSALGGYHTTIEEDLKLKETNIDSRLAIAVGIREGEKLLLQQIDEIFKEKELELDQLEYYQERRLKDLGLCGESGDVLGDLGKYF